Proteins encoded by one window of Tissierella sp.:
- a CDS encoding winged helix-turn-helix transcriptional regulator, whose amino-acid sequence MDQIISNIKFFTPTAELKELTILQYIENNEDTTQKELAEVVGSAPSMINVYITDLESNGYILRDYISPKTIKYKITYEGIKRKNYLIITYLHELLRLYKIAKENVEKFLEDLENKGCIKILLYGAGEVAKTILSVIRDRQNYKLNIIGIIDDDEHKEDTELFGYRIITRFDIGKYDYDAIVITSYTYEDRIRERLEEIGYVGDRIVRFFG is encoded by the coding sequence GTGGATCAAATTATTTCAAATATCAAATTTTTTACTCCAACAGCAGAACTAAAAGAACTTACCATACTCCAGTACATAGAAAACAATGAAGACACCACACAAAAAGAACTTGCTGAGGTAGTTGGGTCAGCTCCTTCTATGATTAATGTGTATATAACTGACTTGGAAAGTAATGGATATATACTCAGAGACTATATATCTCCAAAGACAATAAAGTATAAAATAACTTATGAAGGAATTAAAAGAAAAAACTATTTGATAATAACTTATTTGCATGAACTATTAAGGTTGTATAAGATAGCTAAAGAAAATGTAGAAAAATTTTTAGAAGACTTAGAAAATAAAGGATGCATAAAGATACTACTATATGGAGCAGGTGAAGTGGCTAAAACTATCCTTAGTGTTATAAGAGACAGACAAAATTACAAATTGAACATAATAGGAATTATTGATGATGATGAACATAAAGAGGATACGGAACTATTTGGATATAGAATTATCACAAGGTTTGATATAGGGAAATATGACTATGATGCTATAGTTATCACTAGCTATACATATGAAGATCGTATTAGGGAAAGACTTGAGGAAATCGGGTATGTTGGAGATAGAATAGTTAGGTTTTTTGGATAG
- a CDS encoding O-antigen ligase family protein, whose product MSKNTIVKNTEKQNWSMIFMILFGLAITIPLMFRGLYFEEELLPSLIGIYALFIVWALYKSKERDFKLLSTPIDYLFMGVVLMYLLSITYGVDKREAVIEFSRYLAYFIIFIMAKNISNNKKYEKSIINIILLGGMLVSIIGIGTAIGTWEYTGAMIYGRLSSTFQYPNTLAAYVVALYFIAMTALINEENKILKGIYGLTLATFVFSLILTSSRATWLIFPLVVAIYFIILPNVRKMESILYMVSSVVLSIPVAFIFNSRIKNPTNKLWIMFILTILGTGMMVFFISLLDKKLREMSTKKLLISLIFIGAVLCAGVVYVINATTTLVMENVTTEDKTTTIFRNIYATLPNVNYSLEVSYIGENNSESPYVGKIIIYNMNDKGQLKSPIVQNLIDIGERNIKIDFTTLEDSVGIQIHFQNIYKNTKVEFLDANIIDSNTTSIIKKIPLKYKYINEAFVSRIQTISAGENSFVARMIFNKDGLKVLGKNPILGAGGGGWLSMYQIYQSYPYSTALAHNYLLQMWIEIGTIGILLFITMIVFMSIYLFSTYRRSEDVTKKTTLVGLAVTIIAMLLHAVVDFDMSLPSYTIIFWTIMGILVSNLDIINTKIDRIVSRLNKISSKSYIYGIVLIAGILILNHSLILYSQKYKIEGATAFANNDLDGTIDNFEKVVKYDRYEGTYKMDLASCYIGKYRETNDIEYVKKAINLVDSYIEISPYDSFAYVNAANFNFSIGEVDKGIAQLDKSVELQPMKTGIYTQKIVGYRAVVDHYLSQGEDKKAKNLLAQALGVKENIKRVNENAYKPMVINNELVQSIGEVQFMYENLDELQEIANKGLRLHFAYYFDLDINHDGNIDMLQTYSSEGSKIGHDYMTEGDDTFIRITNEGEMFGFKYVYPLDLEPNTTYVVELKARGTTKPETFNLYAWSNGSADPNQGSHLQISITDDWQTHTFEFITDDDVISGAQHIIMQHNGNDTGYIDIKDLVIYRR is encoded by the coding sequence TTGTCTAAAAATACAATAGTTAAAAACACAGAAAAACAGAATTGGTCAATGATATTTATGATATTATTTGGACTGGCAATTACAATACCCCTTATGTTTAGGGGGCTATACTTTGAGGAAGAACTATTACCATCTTTAATAGGGATATATGCCTTATTTATAGTTTGGGCATTATATAAATCTAAAGAGAGAGACTTTAAATTATTATCTACTCCTATAGATTATTTATTTATGGGAGTAGTATTAATGTATTTATTATCAATTACTTATGGAGTAGACAAAAGGGAAGCTGTTATTGAATTCTCTAGATATTTAGCATACTTCATCATATTTATTATGGCAAAAAATATTTCAAATAATAAAAAATATGAGAAAAGTATTATCAATATAATTCTGTTAGGTGGAATGTTAGTATCTATAATTGGTATAGGCACAGCCATAGGGACATGGGAATATACTGGTGCAATGATCTACGGGAGGCTCAGCTCCACATTCCAATACCCAAATACATTAGCAGCATATGTAGTTGCCCTATATTTTATTGCTATGACAGCATTAATCAATGAGGAGAACAAAATATTAAAAGGCATTTATGGGTTGACACTGGCAACTTTTGTATTTTCTTTAATACTTACATCATCGCGTGCAACTTGGTTAATCTTCCCTCTAGTTGTTGCTATTTATTTTATCATTTTGCCAAATGTAAGAAAGATGGAATCTATACTATATATGGTTTCATCGGTAGTTCTTTCTATACCAGTAGCCTTTATATTCAATAGTAGAATAAAAAATCCAACAAATAAACTTTGGATTATGTTTATTTTAACTATACTAGGTACTGGGATGATGGTATTCTTTATTTCACTACTAGATAAAAAATTAAGGGAAATGTCAACAAAAAAACTACTGATATCTTTAATTTTTATAGGGGCTGTACTTTGTGCAGGAGTAGTTTATGTAATTAATGCGACTACAACTTTAGTAATGGAAAATGTAACAACAGAGGATAAGACTACAACTATTTTTAGAAATATATATGCGACACTACCCAATGTGAACTACAGCTTAGAAGTAAGTTACATTGGAGAAAATAATAGTGAATCACCATATGTAGGTAAAATCATCATATATAATATGAATGATAAGGGTCAACTGAAATCACCAATAGTTCAAAACTTGATAGATATAGGTGAAAGAAATATAAAAATAGATTTCACTACTCTTGAAGATTCAGTAGGTATTCAAATTCATTTTCAAAATATATACAAGAATACCAAGGTTGAATTCTTAGATGCTAATATTATTGATTCTAATACAACATCTATTATTAAGAAAATACCTTTGAAATATAAATATATAAATGAAGCTTTTGTGAGTAGAATACAGACTATAAGTGCTGGAGAAAATAGTTTCGTTGCTAGGATGATTTTTAATAAAGATGGGTTAAAAGTATTAGGCAAAAATCCTATATTAGGTGCAGGTGGAGGGGGATGGCTTTCTATGTACCAAATATACCAATCTTATCCATATTCAACAGCTCTAGCACATAATTATTTGTTGCAGATGTGGATAGAGATAGGTACTATTGGAATATTGTTATTTATCACAATGATAGTATTTATGAGCATTTACTTATTTTCTACTTATAGAAGATCAGAAGATGTAACTAAGAAAACTACTTTAGTAGGTCTGGCAGTTACAATTATTGCTATGCTACTACATGCTGTTGTTGACTTTGATATGTCTCTACCATCCTATACTATAATATTTTGGACTATAATGGGTATTTTGGTTAGTAATCTTGATATAATTAATACTAAGATAGACAGAATAGTAAGTAGATTAAATAAAATAAGCTCAAAGTCATATATATATGGCATTGTATTAATAGCAGGAATATTAATATTAAATCATTCTTTGATTTTATATAGCCAAAAGTATAAAATAGAGGGTGCTACTGCTTTTGCAAATAATGACTTAGATGGGACAATTGATAATTTTGAAAAGGTAGTTAAGTATGATAGATATGAAGGCACTTACAAGATGGACTTAGCATCTTGTTATATAGGCAAATATAGAGAAACTAATGATATTGAATATGTGAAAAAGGCTATAAACCTAGTTGATAGTTATATAGAGATATCACCATATGACTCATTTGCATATGTCAATGCTGCAAACTTTAATTTTTCAATAGGAGAAGTAGATAAAGGAATAGCACAGTTGGATAAATCTGTAGAACTTCAACCTATGAAGACTGGAATTTATACTCAAAAGATTGTAGGATATAGAGCAGTAGTGGACCATTATCTATCCCAAGGAGAAGATAAAAAAGCAAAAAACTTATTAGCACAAGCTCTTGGGGTAAAAGAAAATATAAAGAGAGTGAATGAAAACGCATACAAGCCAATGGTTATAAATAATGAACTAGTACAATCTATAGGGGAAGTGCAATTCATGTATGAAAACTTAGATGAACTTCAAGAAATAGCAAATAAGGGGTTAAGGTTACACTTTGCGTATTACTTTGATTTGGATATTAATCATGATGGGAATATAGATATGCTACAAACATATTCTTCTGAAGGTTCAAAGATTGGGCATGATTACATGACTGAAGGTGATGATACCTTTATCAGGATAACTAATGAAGGAGAAATGTTTGGGTTTAAATATGTTTATCCACTAGATTTAGAACCAAATACTACTTATGTAGTGGAACTAAAGGCCAGAGGTACTACTAAGCCAGAAACATTTAATTTATATGCATGGTCGAATGGATCAGCAGACCCTAATCAAGGCAGTCATTTACAAATATCGATAACTGATGATTGGCAAACTCACACATTTGAATTTATTACGGATGATGATGTAATTAGCGGGGCTCAACATATTATAATGCAACATAATGGTAATGACACTGGGTATATTGACATTAAAGATTTAGTAATATACAGGAGATAA
- a CDS encoding Wzz/FepE/Etk N-terminal domain-containing protein, translating to MEQNNMMEEISLRELIEILINRKKMIAIITAAAIIVAAIYSFLIVKPTYEAKMIMMTSNLGNKTNGNVTASADNINELLDAMSQYPDMSLETYRQQITAPEVLKKTIADLQLENEYRPSTLAEQITLETIKDTQMITIKMKHTDSEKAANIVNTLGNNFISFVTEKAQERSSKNSEYVQTQMELENKKYEEALLELKDLLSQPRGAQELQLELDSSFTQITEFKALLNELEVKRDGLTKAIEESGKSSNNKGSMIVKPNLGENFNISFDDSNKVMKIDLAETEGRMTSIEEQIADLQNHIEVLQVEYQDKQYREKIVKQKVEITQKTYESFVGKYEELKVAETAKLGELSISVISSAYPTTRPVGPRKALNLAISLVLGLMVGVFVAFFKEYWQATSEETNRKSDIMIKG from the coding sequence ATGGAGCAAAATAATATGATGGAAGAAATAAGCTTAAGGGAACTAATTGAAATATTAATAAACAGAAAGAAAATGATTGCGATTATAACAGCTGCTGCAATAATCGTAGCTGCAATCTATAGTTTCTTGATAGTAAAACCTACATATGAAGCTAAAATGATAATGATGACATCAAACTTAGGTAATAAAACGAACGGAAATGTCACTGCAAGTGCAGATAACATCAATGAATTATTAGATGCAATGTCCCAATATCCAGACATGAGTTTAGAGACATATAGGCAACAGATTACAGCACCAGAAGTGCTAAAGAAAACAATTGCTGACTTACAATTAGAAAACGAATACAGACCAAGCACATTGGCAGAACAGATAACCCTTGAGACTATTAAAGATACGCAAATGATTACCATTAAAATGAAACATACAGATTCAGAAAAGGCTGCTAATATAGTAAATACATTGGGTAATAACTTTATATCCTTCGTTACAGAAAAGGCTCAAGAGAGATCCTCAAAGAACTCAGAGTATGTACAAACTCAAATGGAGTTAGAGAATAAAAAATATGAGGAAGCTTTACTTGAGCTAAAGGACCTTCTTTCACAACCAAGAGGAGCTCAAGAATTACAGTTAGAGTTAGATAGTAGCTTTACTCAAATCACCGAATTCAAAGCTCTATTAAATGAATTAGAGGTAAAAAGAGATGGGCTTACTAAGGCTATTGAAGAAAGTGGAAAATCCTCAAATAACAAAGGTAGCATGATAGTAAAACCAAACTTAGGAGAGAATTTCAATATATCCTTTGATGATAGTAATAAAGTAATGAAAATTGATTTAGCTGAAACAGAAGGAAGAATGACTAGTATAGAGGAGCAAATAGCAGATTTGCAAAATCATATAGAAGTTCTTCAAGTGGAATATCAAGACAAGCAATATAGGGAAAAGATAGTAAAACAAAAAGTTGAAATAACTCAAAAAACCTACGAATCCTTTGTAGGAAAATATGAAGAGCTAAAAGTAGCAGAAACAGCCAAGTTAGGGGAATTAAGTATCAGTGTTATTTCCTCAGCATACCCAACTACAAGACCAGTAGGACCAAGGAAAGCATTGAATCTTGCTATATCTTTAGTATTGGGTCTAATGGTGGGAGTATTTGTAGCTTTCTTTAAGGAATATTGGCAAGCTACTAGTGAGGAAACTAATAGAAAATCAGATATAATGATTAAAGGATAG
- a CDS encoding Ig-like domain-containing protein produces MKRTLSLVLALVMVLGSFSSVFAVEAVTPQTAGEFLQEVGVLEGNASGDLMLGDSLTRQDTVILLSKLMGEFEVAKGFPTAPSYKDITIEAYSPFLAWAEANKTFVGKAPAQFGFGDLLATDEYARVLLVVLGYGDVEWKDTLDKAEELGLLADIDVDAKFLRGNMAVMTLNALGTKIKDSTETLADKLEIEMPAPELSKDIEITSAVAIANNKVEVKVKEEVAASVADFVIVKKGSTTVVEVKDVVKESAKVFVLETEALVGGTSYTVTSNGKTINFTGLAADTTAPTVVKISATDTNRFVVEYSDRMDFASATNAENYTMNKDIKVVKATLNADRTKVTLTTDAAKRNVVYTLVIQNVMNSDAKVITKTTRTITATEDRIAPRVTTLQVQNNRMIIVKFDDANGMDKAALEAVENYTINDLEITSVKAYDVDANGLIETVVLMTADQTANKSYTLTMENLIDGSVLANPLGKTTRGFRGASADKTSPTVKPGTIKAYNNNIVEIEFTENNAMDAASLEDISNYVITFGNNEVLPVLSAEAWDTTYPDGYSERGVTLTTAQQEINKAYRIEVKGVQDEFGNALKPVTGTTYAKYNFTGVAVDTQPPYVAKVEYVNPTMVKLHFSERLVKATAIDPTNFVINKDIGSAIKARLLPGNVVELTTQTLANNTSYTVTINDVEDLYGNVVSNAKANFIATASSLDVTAPSITYIYAANEQEIHVNLDEYVESYPDPITVREIDGNGAFVGTVKTFNYSGTINDGTTIVYKANAAVDNLKLTNYKIETMTGTFVDEAGNKYVLPTVDSRFLFNGNEITNDAPEIEYIEQINAKRLKVVFTEPVAKRTGAPLTATVTTDDTHLTEWYYNVTSNFVVGRDYPINFTALAEDLVGLGVRDEADTNTDPSKSTIFVPYYEDITKPVITGVTATNNKTVVITYDENVTTGSYKIYYLNDRNQPVYVYTGGGSNRANEITISNLTQTLKGDYIYYLEPVSGAVDTAGNREDVTGVKFDFPGTDVKVEQFVTGVAIINAKKVTVSATKAIASVKVYEESTVGLVIGNVSDAVYFNSTRTVATLDNLVSPVLSGTKYVAYVEFVDGTPAQSYTFAGITPDLGIGLINGTDLKLDFAGFTTDLFKVAVYDAAGNEVVAKRAIGNVAPVDPKQIAATPLAAGDYYVVLFDQADDTRVLYAAKVTLQ; encoded by the coding sequence ATGAAAAGAACCCTATCATTAGTATTAGCATTAGTTATGGTTCTAGGAAGTTTCTCATCAGTGTTTGCAGTGGAAGCAGTTACTCCTCAAACAGCTGGAGAATTCCTACAAGAAGTTGGCGTTCTTGAAGGCAATGCATCAGGCGACTTAATGCTTGGAGACAGCCTAACAAGACAAGATACAGTTATTTTACTAAGTAAGCTTATGGGAGAATTCGAAGTAGCAAAAGGATTCCCAACAGCACCAAGTTACAAAGACATTACTATCGAAGCTTATTCACCATTCCTTGCATGGGCAGAAGCTAACAAGACATTTGTTGGTAAAGCTCCAGCACAATTTGGATTTGGTGACTTATTAGCAACTGATGAGTATGCAAGAGTACTTTTAGTAGTATTAGGATATGGCGATGTAGAGTGGAAAGACACTCTAGACAAAGCTGAAGAGTTAGGTCTTTTAGCTGACATAGATGTTGACGCTAAGTTCCTAAGAGGAAACATGGCAGTTATGACATTAAACGCTCTTGGAACAAAAATCAAAGACTCAACTGAAACATTAGCAGACAAATTAGAAATCGAAATGCCTGCACCAGAATTATCAAAAGATATCGAAATTACTTCAGCTGTAGCAATAGCTAACAACAAAGTTGAAGTAAAAGTTAAAGAAGAAGTAGCTGCTTCAGTAGCTGACTTCGTAATCGTTAAAAAAGGTAGTACAACTGTAGTAGAAGTTAAAGATGTTGTTAAAGAATCAGCTAAAGTATTTGTTCTAGAAACAGAAGCTTTAGTAGGTGGAACATCATACACTGTAACTTCAAACGGAAAAACAATTAACTTTACTGGTTTAGCAGCTGATACTACAGCTCCAACAGTAGTTAAAATTTCCGCTACAGATACAAATAGATTCGTTGTAGAATACTCAGACAGAATGGACTTTGCTTCAGCAACAAATGCTGAAAACTATACAATGAATAAAGACATTAAAGTAGTTAAAGCTACATTAAATGCTGATAGAACAAAAGTTACTCTTACTACAGATGCAGCTAAGAGAAATGTAGTTTATACATTAGTTATTCAAAATGTAATGAATAGTGATGCTAAAGTAATCACTAAAACAACACGTACTATAACAGCAACTGAAGATAGAATAGCTCCAAGAGTAACTACTCTTCAAGTTCAAAATAACCGTATGATAATTGTGAAATTTGATGATGCTAATGGTATGGATAAAGCAGCTTTAGAGGCAGTTGAAAACTATACAATTAATGATTTAGAAATCACAAGTGTTAAAGCTTATGATGTAGATGCTAATGGTCTTATAGAGACAGTTGTTCTTATGACTGCAGATCAAACAGCTAACAAATCATATACATTAACAATGGAAAACCTAATAGATGGATCAGTACTTGCTAATCCACTAGGAAAAACAACTCGTGGTTTTAGAGGAGCTTCTGCAGACAAGACATCTCCAACTGTAAAACCAGGAACAATAAAAGCATATAACAATAATATAGTTGAAATTGAATTTACTGAAAATAATGCAATGGATGCAGCTTCTCTTGAAGATATCAGCAACTATGTAATTACTTTCGGAAACAATGAAGTTCTTCCAGTATTAAGTGCTGAAGCTTGGGATACAACTTATCCAGATGGATACTCTGAGAGAGGAGTAACTCTTACAACAGCACAACAAGAAATTAACAAAGCATATAGAATCGAAGTAAAAGGTGTACAAGATGAGTTTGGAAACGCATTAAAACCTGTTACTGGAACAACATATGCTAAGTACAACTTCACTGGAGTAGCAGTTGATACTCAACCACCATATGTAGCAAAAGTTGAATATGTAAATCCTACAATGGTTAAGTTACACTTCTCTGAAAGATTAGTAAAAGCTACAGCTATAGATCCAACTAACTTTGTAATAAACAAAGATATCGGATCAGCTATTAAGGCTCGTTTATTACCAGGTAATGTAGTTGAATTAACTACTCAAACATTAGCAAATAATACATCTTATACTGTTACAATCAATGATGTAGAAGATTTATATGGCAATGTAGTTTCTAATGCAAAAGCTAACTTTATAGCTACAGCAAGCTCATTAGATGTTACAGCACCAAGTATAACTTATATATACGCTGCAAATGAGCAAGAAATCCATGTAAATTTAGACGAATATGTTGAGTCTTATCCAGACCCAATTACAGTAAGAGAAATTGATGGAAATGGTGCTTTTGTTGGTACTGTTAAGACTTTCAATTATTCTGGAACAATCAATGATGGAACTACAATAGTTTACAAAGCAAATGCTGCAGTAGATAATTTAAAATTAACTAACTATAAAATAGAAACTATGACAGGAACATTTGTTGATGAAGCAGGTAACAAGTATGTTCTTCCAACAGTAGATTCTAGATTCTTATTCAATGGTAATGAAATAACTAATGATGCACCAGAAATTGAATATATAGAACAAATTAATGCAAAGAGACTTAAAGTTGTATTTACAGAGCCAGTAGCTAAAAGGACAGGTGCTCCATTAACTGCAACTGTAACAACAGATGACACTCACTTAACAGAATGGTACTATAATGTAACAAGTAATTTTGTAGTTGGAAGAGACTATCCAATTAACTTCACAGCTCTAGCTGAAGATTTAGTAGGTTTAGGTGTTAGAGACGAAGCTGATACAAATACAGATCCAAGCAAATCAACAATCTTTGTACCATATTACGAAGACATTACAAAACCAGTAATTACTGGTGTAACAGCAACAAACAATAAGACAGTTGTTATAACATATGATGAAAATGTAACAACTGGATCATACAAAATATACTATCTAAATGATAGGAATCAACCAGTTTATGTTTATACTGGTGGAGGTTCTAACAGAGCTAATGAAATAACAATTTCAAACTTAACACAAACACTTAAGGGAGACTACATCTACTATCTAGAGCCAGTATCTGGAGCAGTTGATACAGCAGGAAATAGAGAAGATGTAACAGGAGTTAAATTTGATTTCCCTGGCACAGATGTTAAAGTAGAACAATTTGTTACTGGTGTTGCAATAATCAATGCAAAAAAAGTAACAGTAAGTGCAACTAAAGCTATAGCTTCAGTTAAGGTATATGAAGAAAGCACTGTTGGACTAGTGATAGGTAATGTATCAGATGCAGTTTACTTCAATTCTACAAGAACTGTAGCTACATTAGACAATTTAGTATCTCCTGTATTATCAGGAACTAAATATGTGGCATATGTTGAATTTGTGGATGGTACACCAGCACAATCTTATACATTTGCTGGTATCACTCCTGACTTAGGAATTGGATTAATCAATGGTACAGATTTAAAATTAGACTTTGCTGGTTTCACTACAGACTTATTTAAAGTTGCAGTATATGATGCAGCTGGAAATGAAGTTGTAGCTAAGAGAGCAATTGGTAATGTAGCTCCTGTTGACCCTAAACAAATAGCTGCTACACCGCTTGCTGCAGGAGATTATTATGTAGTATTATTTGACCAAGCTGACGATACAAGAGTACTATACGCAGCAAAAGTTACATTACAATAA
- a CDS encoding S-layer homology domain-containing protein: protein MKRILSLLIIISILLSPLSAMAVNIPGYEGGIINETTYKEVIFVTGEPIIMEGTLTIKTKEKDNTVSETYSYKLENKALNAKLTRSITLEGSLETKDKQVTTTKTLEKYKESIDVNGKKYEVKDPYYQWNQGSVAHNTPILSYYAGDYSARKTYDVDKGNESVVIETVGNLVGYNGPWSATETQTIEYTIRYENRLTPVNNREGTAIVETSYNKTKDYSYAENIPSQISFNGGYRITEKEENVLKYTYDLPKLNVNTKARNVGTSSLFLDTNPEIKRLNIPALRDVLGHEYEEELLLIASMEGLPLESTMIGPNSSMSRGDFARTIIKAMDIPIIKEEVRRSSRKKVEEPKPLFNDVNPNHRNFDYIEEVAKRNIMVGLDENFNPDKPLSREEAFAIVVRILGFENLAPIKSYSLGYKDEDKVQAWAKDYVYVAKELGFIEKSDYLYPHRDLTKGEAAKLIIDLISYMQDELRYDYREGILNN from the coding sequence ATGAAAAGAATACTATCATTACTAATCATTATTTCAATATTACTTTCACCCCTTAGTGCAATGGCCGTCAATATACCAGGCTACGAAGGTGGAATAATAAACGAAACCACATACAAAGAAGTAATCTTTGTCACAGGAGAACCTATTATAATGGAAGGAACTCTAACAATAAAGACAAAAGAGAAAGACAATACAGTGTCAGAGACCTATAGCTATAAGTTAGAAAACAAAGCATTAAATGCAAAACTAACTAGAAGCATTACCTTAGAAGGTAGCCTTGAAACAAAGGACAAACAAGTAACTACAACAAAAACATTAGAAAAGTATAAAGAATCCATAGATGTAAATGGTAAAAAATACGAAGTAAAAGACCCCTACTATCAATGGAATCAAGGCTCTGTTGCTCACAATACACCAATACTAAGCTACTATGCAGGAGATTATTCAGCTAGAAAGACCTATGATGTAGATAAGGGGAATGAATCAGTAGTCATAGAAACAGTGGGGAATCTAGTAGGATATAATGGACCATGGTCTGCAACAGAAACTCAAACCATAGAATATACAATAAGATATGAGAATAGGTTGACACCAGTAAATAATAGAGAAGGTACAGCCATAGTAGAGACATCTTACAATAAAACAAAGGATTACTCCTATGCAGAAAATATTCCATCTCAAATAAGCTTCAACGGTGGCTATAGAATTACAGAAAAAGAAGAAAATGTACTAAAATACACCTATGACTTGCCTAAGCTAAATGTCAATACTAAAGCAAGGAATGTAGGTACATCTAGCCTCTTCCTAGATACTAATCCAGAGATCAAGAGATTAAATATACCTGCATTAAGAGATGTACTAGGGCATGAATATGAAGAAGAACTACTACTAATAGCCAGCATGGAAGGTCTACCATTGGAAAGTACAATGATAGGGCCAAATTCATCAATGAGCAGAGGAGACTTTGCAAGAACAATAATCAAAGCAATGGACATTCCTATTATAAAGGAAGAAGTTAGAAGAAGCAGTAGAAAAAAAGTAGAAGAACCTAAGCCTCTTTTCAATGATGTAAATCCAAATCATAGAAACTTTGACTATATAGAGGAAGTAGCCAAGAGAAATATAATGGTAGGATTAGATGAAAACTTCAATCCAGATAAACCATTATCCAGAGAAGAAGCCTTTGCAATAGTAGTCAGGATACTAGGCTTTGAAAACTTAGCACCAATCAAAAGCTATTCCCTAGGATATAAAGATGAAGACAAGGTACAAGCCTGGGCAAAGGACTATGTATATGTAGCAAAAGAGCTAGGCTTCATAGAAAAATCTGACTACCTATATCCACACAGAGACCTAACCAAAGGAGAAGCAGCCAAACTAATAATAGACCTAATCTCCTATATGCAAGACGAATTAAGATATGACTACAGAGAAGGAATACTAAACAACTAG